From the genome of Chroicocephalus ridibundus chromosome 1, bChrRid1.1, whole genome shotgun sequence, one region includes:
- the CHRM2 gene encoding muscarinic acetylcholine receptor M2 isoform X2: protein MNNSTYINSSTENMMALESPYKTVEVVFIVLVAGSLSLVTIIGNILVMVSIKVNRHLQTVNNYFLFSLACADLIIGIFSMNLYTLYTVIGYWPLGPVVCDLWLALDYVVSNASVMNLLIISFDRYFCVTKPLTYPVKRTTKMAGMMIAAAWVLSFILWAPAILFWQFIVGGRTVPDGDCYIQFFSNAAVTFGTAIAAFYLPVIIMTVLYWQISRASKSRIKKGKKEAAQNQDTVSPSLVQGKIVKPNNNNIPTSGDGLEHSKIQNGKTTEETVTENCVQGEEKESSNDSTSVSVVASNMKEDEAAKDASQASASQDHLKVENSKLTCIRIVTKSQKGDCSAPTNTTVEIVGSNGEEKQNSVARKIVKMTKQPAKKKPPPSREKKVTRTILAILLAFIITWTPYNVMVLINSFCTSCIPGTVWTIGYWLCYINSTINPACYALCNATFKKTFKHLLMCHYKNIGATR from the coding sequence ATGAATAACTCAACGTACATAAACTCTTCCACTGAAAATATGATGGCTCTGGAGAGCCCCTATAAAACAGTTGAGGTGGTCTTCATCGTCCTGGTAGCAGGGTCTCTCAGTCTAGTCACCATAATTGGGAACATCCTGGTCATGGTGTCAATCAAAGTCAACAGGCACCTACAGACTGTCAACAACTATTTCCTGTTCAGCTTGGCCTGCGCTGACTTGATCATCGGCATCTTTTCTATGAACCTATATACCCTCTACACTGTGATAGGCTACTGGCCCTTAGGGCCTGTGGTGTGCGACCTCTGGCTGGCTCTTGACTATGTGGTCAGCAACGCCTCTGTAATGAACCTCCTCATTATCAGCTTTGACAGATACTTTTGTGTCACCAAGCCTCTGACATATCCTGTAAAGCGGACCACTAAGATGGCAGGCATGATGATTGCAGCTGCATGGGTGCTCTCCTTCATCCTGTGGGCCCCTGCAATTCTCTTCTGGCAGTTTATTGTGGGAGGAAGGACTGTCCCAGATGGGGATTGCTACATCCAGTTTTTTTCCAATGCTGCCGTCACTTTTGGCACTGCCATTGCAGCCTTCTATTTGCCTGTTATCATCATGACTGTCCTTTACTGGCAAATCTCTCGAGCCAGTAAGAGTCggataaagaaagggaaaaaggaagctgCCCAAAACCAAGATACGGTTTCCCCCAGCCTTGTCCAAGGTAAAATAGTGAAACCAAACAATAACAACATCCCAACCAGTGGGGATGGGTTGGAGCACAGCAAAATTCAGAATGGAAAAACCACTGAAGAGACTGTGACAGAGAACTGTGTtcaaggggaggaaaaggagagctcCAACGACTCCACCTCTGTCAGTGTTGTTGCTTCCAACATGAAAGAGGATGAAGCTGCCAAAGATGCCAGCCAGGCTTCTGCCTCCCAAGACCATCTCAAAGTGGAGAACTCCAAGCTGACATGCATCAGGATAGTCACCAAGTCCCAAAAGGGTGACTGCTCTGCCCCCACCAACACTACTGTGGAGATTGTAGGCAGCAacggggaggaaaagcagaacagTGTAGCCCGGAAAATCGTTAAGATGACAAAGCAGCCAGCCAAAAAGAAACCACCTCCTTCTAGAGAGAAGAAAGTGACAAGGACTATTTTGGCCATCCTTCTGGCCTTCATCATCACCTGGACACCATACAATGTGATGGTGCTCATCAACAGCTTCTGCACATCCTGCATCCCCGGCACTGTATGGACCATAGGTTATTGGCTCTGTTATATCAACAGCACCATTAACCCTGCTTGTTATGCGCTCTGCAATGCCACTTTCAAGAAGACCTTTAAGCACCTTCTTATGTGTCATTACAAGAATATAGGAGCAacaaggtaa
- the CHRM2 gene encoding muscarinic acetylcholine receptor M2 isoform X1: protein MNNSTYINSSTENMMALESPYKTVEVVFIVLVAGSLSLVTIIGNILVMVSIKVNRHLQTVNNYFLFSLACADLIIGIFSMNLYTLYTVIGYWPLGPVVCDLWLALDYVVSNASVMNLLIISFDRYFCVTKPLTYPVKRTTKMAGMMIAAAWVLSFILWAPAILFWQFIVGGRTVPDGDCYIQFFSNAAVTFGTAIAAFYLPVIIMTVLYWQISRASKSRIKKGKKEAAQNQDTVSPSLVQGKIVKPNNNNIPTSGDGLEHSKIQNGKTTEETVTENCVQGEEKESSNDSTSVSVVASNMKEDEAAKDASQASASQDHLKVENSKLTCIRIVTKSQKGDCSAPTNTTVEIVGSNGEEKQNSVARKIVKMTKQPAKKKPPPSREKKVTRTILAILLAFIITWTPYNVMVLINSFCTSCIPGTVWTIGYWLCYINSTINPACYALCNATFKKTFKHLLMCHYKNIGATRFHFPSE, encoded by the exons ATGAATAACTCAACGTACATAAACTCTTCCACTGAAAATATGATGGCTCTGGAGAGCCCCTATAAAACAGTTGAGGTGGTCTTCATCGTCCTGGTAGCAGGGTCTCTCAGTCTAGTCACCATAATTGGGAACATCCTGGTCATGGTGTCAATCAAAGTCAACAGGCACCTACAGACTGTCAACAACTATTTCCTGTTCAGCTTGGCCTGCGCTGACTTGATCATCGGCATCTTTTCTATGAACCTATATACCCTCTACACTGTGATAGGCTACTGGCCCTTAGGGCCTGTGGTGTGCGACCTCTGGCTGGCTCTTGACTATGTGGTCAGCAACGCCTCTGTAATGAACCTCCTCATTATCAGCTTTGACAGATACTTTTGTGTCACCAAGCCTCTGACATATCCTGTAAAGCGGACCACTAAGATGGCAGGCATGATGATTGCAGCTGCATGGGTGCTCTCCTTCATCCTGTGGGCCCCTGCAATTCTCTTCTGGCAGTTTATTGTGGGAGGAAGGACTGTCCCAGATGGGGATTGCTACATCCAGTTTTTTTCCAATGCTGCCGTCACTTTTGGCACTGCCATTGCAGCCTTCTATTTGCCTGTTATCATCATGACTGTCCTTTACTGGCAAATCTCTCGAGCCAGTAAGAGTCggataaagaaagggaaaaaggaagctgCCCAAAACCAAGATACGGTTTCCCCCAGCCTTGTCCAAGGTAAAATAGTGAAACCAAACAATAACAACATCCCAACCAGTGGGGATGGGTTGGAGCACAGCAAAATTCAGAATGGAAAAACCACTGAAGAGACTGTGACAGAGAACTGTGTtcaaggggaggaaaaggagagctcCAACGACTCCACCTCTGTCAGTGTTGTTGCTTCCAACATGAAAGAGGATGAAGCTGCCAAAGATGCCAGCCAGGCTTCTGCCTCCCAAGACCATCTCAAAGTGGAGAACTCCAAGCTGACATGCATCAGGATAGTCACCAAGTCCCAAAAGGGTGACTGCTCTGCCCCCACCAACACTACTGTGGAGATTGTAGGCAGCAacggggaggaaaagcagaacagTGTAGCCCGGAAAATCGTTAAGATGACAAAGCAGCCAGCCAAAAAGAAACCACCTCCTTCTAGAGAGAAGAAAGTGACAAGGACTATTTTGGCCATCCTTCTGGCCTTCATCATCACCTGGACACCATACAATGTGATGGTGCTCATCAACAGCTTCTGCACATCCTGCATCCCCGGCACTGTATGGACCATAGGTTATTGGCTCTGTTATATCAACAGCACCATTAACCCTGCTTGTTATGCGCTCTGCAATGCCACTTTCAAGAAGACCTTTAAGCACCTTCTTATGTGTCATTACAAGAATATAGGAGCAacaag GTTTCACTTCCCTTCTGAGTGA